In the genome of Arachis stenosperma cultivar V10309 chromosome 2, arast.V10309.gnm1.PFL2, whole genome shotgun sequence, the window CAAGAAGAACAGGAACAGCAGCGTACCTCGAATCAGCAAGGAGTTGGAGGCGATCCAAAGAAAAAAGCCAAAGTCATTCCTCCTATGTTTGCACCAAGAACAACTCCAGGAGCTCAACCAAGTATTAAGAGTGTTTTGCAAAACAAAGAGGCGATACACGAGGTTGATAAACGATTTGCTCGGTGGCTTTTGGATTGTAAAATTCCATTTAATGCTGTGATGCCGCCATATTTCCAAGATATGTTGGATGGTGTTGCTGGTATTGGACCTGGTTACAAGGGGCCTTCTTATGATAAGTtaagggttcatttgttggctGATCTTAAAAGAGAAAGTCAAATGCTAGTTGATAGTTATAGGAGTGCATGGAAGGAAACTGGATGTACCCTCATGGCTGATGGTTGGACAGATCAAAGACAAAGGACGTTAATCAATTTCTTGGTGTATTGTTCTAAAGGTTTGTGCTTTGTGAAATCAGTAGATGCTTCCAGTATGGTAAAAAATGCTTCACACTTGTGTACTTTGTTTTCTGAGGTGATTGAATGGATTGGCCCAAATAATATTGTGCATGTTGTGACTGACAATGCGGCCAATTATGTTGCTGCTGGTAGGCTTATCAATAGAAAATATGATAATATCTATTGGTCACCATGTGCTGCTCATTGCcttaatcttattttaaaagatataagcAGCATGGCGCATATTTCTAACCTTGCAACTCGTGCTTCAAATATCACAGTATTTGTGTACAATCATACGGTTTTCTTATCTTGGCTAAGAGAAAGACCTAAGTGGAGAGAAATTGTACGTCCTGGTGCAACCCGGTTTGCAACTGTGTTTATTACATTGAAGAGCATCTTTGACCGTAAAAAGGAGTTGCAACAATTGGTTGTAGATTCAATTTTCACTGATCACAAATTAGGAAGGAGTGCTACTGGTAGAGCTGTGAGTGCTATTATTCTGGATACAAAATTTTGGGACGATTGCTTTACTGTATGTAAACTTGTGAGCCCTCTGATTTACTTACTGAGGGTTGTTAATGCTGATGACCCCCCATCTTTGGGGTATGTTTATGAAGGAATGCTAAGGGCAGAAGATGCAATTAAGGAGATGTTTAGGCAATCCAAGACTGCATATCAGCCGTACACAGATATTATCAACTCAAGATGGGACAAGCATTTGAAGAAAGATCTTCATGCGGCAGCTTACTTCCTGAATCCTAAAttcttttttaatgaaaattataAAGAAGCACCTGATGTTATGCGAGGTTTGCTTGATCTTGTTACCTTGTATTGCAAGTGTAACAATTTGGATTCAGTTCAGGCAATGAAAGAAATACATTTATATAGAGATCGGAAGGAAAGTTTTGATAGACAAGAAGTTATTCCAGCTGCATCTGAACTTAAGCCTGGTAAGAATATGGTTGAATATTTGTTTAATCAATAGTAACTTGTTTTGAGCTCctatgttcttaattaatatcttATAATATGTTATGGTTTTATAATTGGTAGATGAATGGTGGAGGTTATTCGGAGGCTCTGCTCCATGTCTACAAAAGATAGCTGTTCGCATTCTTAGCCAAGCATCTGCTTCTTCTGGGTGTAAGAGAAATTGGAGCCTTTTTGACCAGATTcatacaaaaagaagaaatagattGGAGCATGATAGACTGAATGACATTGTTTATGTTACCTATAATTTGCGTCTTAAATCCAGGTAATATATGTTTCATGAAATACTATATTGTTTCATTTGTAATctttatcataataaatttgtaaattattaaatcttcatatattgtatttaactttttaggaaggaaaaagaaaaaagaaagcaaaagacACAGCATGATCCAATTGATTATGAAAGTATCAGTCAAGTTGACTTCTGGGTGACTGAAGAGGTTGTAGAGAAAGAGCCTGATCTTCCTAGTAATGTGGATGACTTATTGCGTGAGTATAGTATATTTAGTTTCTAATGATTTATTAGAATGTTGTTAGTTTATCATATAATGATAacatttctattttattaggtgAAATTGATGCTGATTTATATCAAAGTGGCGGTGGTGGTAGTGGTCTTTATGCTGCATCTCTTTCTTCTGCTGATCAGGGTGGGAATGAAGGTGAAGATCATCCCACCGAAGCAGATTTGCAACAAGTTCTTGCGGATTTTGATTGATAAACCATGATGTTGGGATTTAATATTTAGATATGCTTTTATTACTATTTAACTTTTGAGTTTGGATTTTGATAAGATCATATGTATTTGGTTGATGATATTTTATGTAGTGTTTTAAATTTCGaatatattttaagatttatatcagactataattatattttaggatgtgtatttataatttatttattattctactCTAAACGGTTTTTCCGGTTGAACCACCGGTTGAACCGGTTAGACCAGTGAACCAGTAACTAGAGCGGTTTGATGACCGGTCTGGTTTTCTGAACCTTGccaagaacaaaggatcttcgctatccagaagtctccagcataCATCAACGAGAAGCCTCATGTCCCGCATCTGAAAACCATAAAATCCGCATggatgagaaccagaggttcccagcatggtaacagttcCCACATATATAACATGTAATATttgaggaaagccgaaggcaatcctagaacttcctccaaatacaatcaaagcttataaacaagataaaccataaatgGCAACTGACTAAGGATTCTTCAgactaactaatacttccctttccaattccttcagacctcccaaccaccagcaagaatataatatagcaaacacagttatatcagacaagagatacacaaataggaacaaataaggcatttagacaattagcaagtaagatgcagtcaaataggcaatctcaaacaattcatcaagcatatatcacaacatgtatatttctcatacatcataccctcaaggcatcaataatcataatcacatatatgaccacatcatatatctcaaccatTCAACCATCAACAATTTAATGCCTATcctagggcctctagcctaggTATTTCCAATcacattacattttagatacaagaaaccgagaccataccttagccgatttcccaagctcaaccggagcacttccaaaccacttgtccacaagctctcaagatctcaacacctccaagaacaaaTTGGAGCTCTAAATTAAAAGTTATgatggtttgaagatcaagtgagagatagaagtttgagagagtgttcttcccctcCCTTACTCTATTTCATCGTGTTTGAGTGtattgtgaggagagagaatgctgaaatGAGGGTTTTAAGGTTTAGTTAGGTTGGGCCAAGGGCTCACTTTGGGTctggttggcccggtttggcccgttctgTCCAATCTTGATCTGATTTTTACAAAATTGGTActgaaattctcgtctcaaactcctctatcatattttgccataaaaatcacatttttggctttctagaataaattctcatttgtgggttaattagccattaattaaccgggttttacactACTCTGTTGTTGAGACATAGAAATGCCTCCATGATTTGATTGTTCTTTGGTTGGTGGATATCTCAAAGTTCACTGATATTGGTGAACAAGTGatgttttactattttttatttttcaccaATTAATTTCATTTCTTATTGGTTTCTAGTTCTAGCATACTGTTAAAGCATAGAATATTTCACTTCAGCAACTTCATTGTTCATAGGatcattaaaaaaatgaagaagTGGTATGGCAGGATTGTGATAGCATCATTGTTTATTTTGTTCATGGTTCTGCTCCTTAGATACATTTTCATGAAACACCCTAGTGAGACAACATATCTCACTCTAGTTCCTGTTTCTTTGAACAACAAAATTGATCTTATAAAGTGGATTGATCTTATGGTTTCACCTATTTTGTATAtagtaaaatatatatagtaaaatatCGATGTGCTTGTTTAGAATTCAGTGATGCAAAATAGAAATTAACTGCATCAATTTACTCAAATCTAGGTTCTCTTTCTAGTTTTGTGATTGTGTGTTTGTCCGATTGAATGTGCTTGTAAGTGTATTTTACTTTTAAGGAGAGTCCAATTAGTGTTATTTGTGAATTTGAAGCTTTGAAAGAAAATTTAGCACCAAAAGGTTCATAATCATAATACTAAGTGCTAATGGTTATCTATGTAGCCTTTTCTGCATTTCTTTAACATTGAGTTACAATTTGAGCAAAATATTACCTGAGGCAATATGATGCTTCTTATTTGTAGATGGGAACTAAGTTGATGTTTTCTCTTTCTTGCAttataaatagatattaaaTCAGTAATTGAATTGATGTGCTGCAAACTTGGTGAGGAAATTTTCTGTGATTGCATGTTCATACATGCTGTAAAATTTTCTTTGTATTGTAGCATTCAATGATATTTTTACTTGTTGAACTTATAATCTTATGAATGAGAAAGTtacatattaaatattaattgaaCTTGTGAAGTTTGATGCAGTTGTGTACTTGTGTCTTGTGCTGCTGCATTATATAGCTATAACTATTTCTCATACACCTACCAATTTGTTAGACTTAGCGTCAGGAAATACTTTAAACACCAATTCTTATTAGGATTTAGCAGCCacaacttttttcttttctttctatttatttatttattaattttttcctGTTTGTGTATTTTACTTACAATTCaagctttttttctttttttctctctctgtATTATCCATTGGAATGgaacaaaacaaacaaactcACATCCAAtttagttgttgttgttgatatATTTTCCGTTTAGTTTGCATTAAAAAATTGGATTGAAGAGTGTTGGTTTAGTAATTTGTAATTGAATTGAGTTGAATTGCCTCCTGTAATATGTAATCTGAATTGCTTTTTGATTTTGGACTTTGATAATGCTTCTGCTTGTGCTGTGGAAACTTGCCAAAAATGGAACTGGTttggaaaaagagaaaaatgaagaatgaaaaaatgtttttttttcttttttaagttaattttgCAAGTGATGAAATTTATTAAAGTTGAGTGGAATTAATTTTTTCTGTTAaaaattttctttgattaaacTCCATGTTAGTGTTAGTTGATTAGATTGCTGTTTGATTAGGTTAGCTTAGTTGAATTAGGTGGTTAGGTAGTCAATTGATTTTGTAGTGGATTTAGGTTTGAACTCTTATGTTTATTCTATCTGAAATTGGTTTTCCTGTGCTGGTAATGACTTGCCCTATTCTAATTTAGTTTTCTGCTGCTGCTTCATTGATTTGCCCTGTGCTAAATTAATTTGCTTGATGCTGTTGATTAGGTTTAAACTGTTATTGATCCTATGTTACTATTTCATTGATTTACTTTTGTGCTAAACTGGTTTATATGATGCTGCTGTATAGTATTATTGCTGTATGCCTTATTCTTGTGTTGGCTGCTGCTGAAAtgaataaattttgaattatttgtaCAGTAGTGATAACTTTAATGAATTATTCCCCTCTTTTAAGCACGTGAACTTGTTCATAGCATTTTAAAAGCCATGTGCAAAACTTTACCGTTTTCATATGACTGGATAATTTGTAAGAAATTGAACAATTTAATGGAATTAAACTAAAATGAACCGATAACCTCATACGATATGTTTCAACAAATGACTTATCTTAAAGGGTTTATATTATTGGATAATTTAATTTGTGAGAAATTGAAACAATTTaatgaaattaagctaaaatgTTTTGGATAACCTCATTATTACAACAAATGATGACTTATCATAAAggatttattaaaatttagtcaaaatttttttattacaattaaattttttatattttaaaatgataaGTTCTTTAGGTTCACAATTATTGATTTTGACTGAGAGACCAAAacttaataattaaatatcccaatgtatataaatgataaaaaaatcaaaaagtctaaatgtaaaaatttaaaagacgTGGTTTAACATTATTGTGGACATATAAATGGATATACTGGTTCACGTGGTCTTTTTGCACGTATATATATTACAATAATTTGAGTCTGCTTTATGACTTATTGTGAGTATTTTTCATTTATAATCTCTAATCACTAATTAAGAATGAACAAACATGAAAGTACGTATATATGGCAGGGAAGGGaggtttaataatttaattcttCATATAGATTTACCttctcttgaattttttttgttttattttgtatatagGATATTGTTTTTGGGCTGGTAAAGATAAAAGGAGTTGATGAGTTGTTATTGTGGCACAATGTATAACAACTTCAAATGTTATCTCAAAATGAAGGAACTAAGCAATAAATTTATATCATACttgatatatattataatttgatcTTTTAGTTATTTAAGTAGTGTGTATATGGTAGCTAGATTGTCACTATAATTGACCTATTAGACCATGTTTAGTAAGTTCAGAAATTTGCATTATTAAGTTTAATCATGTTTTGTCAAAAGATTGGATGGATTCACCAAGATTTGAGAACGAGTACATAGTTGgtgtaaataa includes:
- the LOC130962994 gene encoding uncharacterized protein LOC130962994; amino-acid sequence: MEDSINQEATADNNDSVNNNMPADTPISNDAANPNSRSANDSQSQGSSNLRGKTDLAWKYVALQTVNGKPQYQCLFCLQVFNGGGIHRMKKHLAKVTGDVKKCPKVPYDVEKQMESLLKDIQASKKKRKVSFGEEGGDEVDDAIDEAIQEEQEQQRTSNQQGVGGDPKKKAKVIPPMFAPRTTPGAQPSIKSVLQNKEAIHEVDKRFARWLLDCKIPFNAVMPPYFQDMLDGVAGIGPGYKGPSYDKLRVHLLADLKRESQMLVDSYRSAWKETGCTLMADGWTDQRQRTLINFLVYCSKGLCFVKSVDASSMVKNASHLCTLFSEVIEWIGPNNIVHVVTDNAANYVAAGRLINRKYDNIYWSPCAAHCLNLILKDISSMAHISNLATRASNITVFVYNHTVFLSWLRERPKWREIVRPGATRFATVFITLKSIFDRKKELQQLVVDSIFTDHKLGRSATGRAVSAIILDTKFWDDCFTVCKLVSPLIYLLRVVNADDPPSLGYVYEGMLRAEDAIKEMFRQSKTAYQPYTDIINSRWDKHLKKDLHAAAYFLNPKFFFNENYKEAPDVMRGLLDLVTLYCKCNNLDSVQAMKEIHLYRDRKESFDRQEVIPAASELKPDEWWRLFGGSAPCLQKIAVRILSQASASSGCKRNWSLFDQIHTKRRNRLEHDRLNDIVYVTYNLRLKSSQVDFWVTEEVVEKEPDLPSNVDDLLREIDADLYQSGGGGSGLYAASLSSADQGGNEGEDHPTEADLQQVLADFD